A single region of the Selenomonas sp. oral taxon 920 genome encodes:
- the rpoZ gene encoding DNA-directed RNA polymerase subunit omega has translation MKTNVEIGMVNPSTDELLTKVDSRYGVVVLAAKRARQLLEGDPVKSERARSTKNVTNAFEEIAEGKISYDLCTESV, from the coding sequence TGTGGAAATCGGCATGGTCAATCCGTCGACGGACGAGCTGCTGACAAAGGTAGACAGCCGCTACGGTGTGGTCGTTCTTGCGGCGAAGCGTGCGCGCCAACTGCTGGAGGGCGATCCCGTGAAGTCCGAGCGTGCGCGTTCGACAAAGAACGTGACAAATGCGTTTGAGGAGATCGCCGAGGGCAAGATCAGCTATGACCTCTGCACAGAGAGTGTCTGA